From one Microlunatus sp. Gsoil 973 genomic stretch:
- a CDS encoding DUF2975 domain-containing protein, which translates to MGKLTVGALRVVLMVVFAGTVLIQAGMVWALFTDREDGSLPLPALRVITIVGMLTIQVALVCIWRLVSMVRRGTVFSHAAFRYVDIVIGTIVAAAILWFVVTGVNAPSQTADPGVTVIMAGIGVAILGIALLVLVLRMLLAQAVARDLEATQLRAEMDEVI; encoded by the coding sequence ATGGGAAAGCTGACAGTGGGTGCGCTTCGGGTCGTGCTCATGGTGGTGTTCGCCGGCACCGTACTCATTCAGGCAGGAATGGTCTGGGCGTTGTTCACCGATCGGGAGGACGGATCGCTTCCTTTGCCGGCGCTGCGCGTCATCACGATAGTCGGCATGCTCACGATCCAGGTCGCTCTGGTCTGTATCTGGAGACTGGTCTCGATGGTCCGCAGGGGGACGGTCTTCTCTCACGCGGCCTTCCGGTACGTGGACATCGTGATCGGCACCATCGTTGCGGCCGCCATCCTGTGGTTCGTGGTGACCGGCGTCAACGCGCCGAGTCAGACGGCCGACCCGGGCGTGACCGTCATCATGGCGGGAATAGGAGTGGCAATTCTCGGAATCGCCCTCCTCGTGCTTGTGCTGCGGATGCTGCTTGCCCAGGCGGTTGCGCGCGACCTCGAAGCAACCCAGCTGCGAGCGGAGATGGACGAGGTGATCTGA
- a CDS encoding SDR family oxidoreductase: MTVDSSSKIVVLGGTSGIGLAVARQAAQLGASVIIASRNPASVERALAELPAGVTGSAVDATSAIDVADFLDGVGRFDHFAYTAADPLVGRPLTDLRIDEAQAFFGLRFFHTLDAVRQVVPHLRAAGSITLTSGTAAFKGGAGWTLGAAVCGAMNSAVRSLAAELAPVRVNAVAPGVLRSPLWSAMGEDERERMYAATGAAVPLNRVAEPEDAAKAYLAFMDQDYVTGTIAVVDGGTLVV, from the coding sequence ATGACTGTTGACTCCAGCTCCAAGATCGTCGTTCTCGGCGGCACCAGCGGCATCGGCCTCGCCGTCGCCAGGCAGGCAGCCCAACTCGGCGCCTCGGTGATCATCGCGTCCCGTAACCCGGCCTCGGTCGAGCGGGCACTCGCTGAGCTGCCCGCCGGTGTCACGGGAAGCGCGGTCGACGCGACCTCCGCCATCGATGTCGCCGACTTCCTCGACGGGGTCGGCCGGTTCGATCACTTCGCCTACACAGCCGCCGATCCGCTGGTCGGGCGGCCACTGACCGACCTCCGCATCGACGAAGCGCAGGCTTTCTTCGGACTGCGGTTCTTCCATACCCTCGACGCCGTACGCCAGGTCGTCCCGCATCTGCGCGCGGCCGGCTCCATCACGCTGACCAGCGGAACCGCCGCGTTCAAGGGCGGTGCGGGCTGGACTCTCGGCGCGGCGGTATGCGGCGCCATGAATTCGGCGGTCCGCTCACTCGCTGCCGAGCTCGCCCCCGTACGGGTCAACGCGGTTGCTCCGGGTGTGTTGCGCTCACCTCTGTGGTCGGCCATGGGCGAGGACGAGCGGGAGCGCATGTATGCCGCCACGGGTGCCGCGGTCCCGCTCAATCGGGTCGCCGAACCGGAGGACGCGGCCAAGGCGTACCTGGCGTTCATGGACCAGGACTACGTGACCGGGACGATCGCCGTCGTCGACGGAGGCACGCTCGTCGTCTGA
- a CDS encoding LysR family transcriptional regulator gives MPAMIHISLRRLEYFVAVAEELNFGRAADRLHVAQPVLSRQIALLERELGVTLFARSSRGTELTDAGRSLVPDARALLLAGMALQRRARHSAGRVHRLALGFMPGLIVTPIVQGLRAKFPEIEIEVVRTNWDDQVDTILDGRVDLGLVRLPVATRSLRLEPLFHESRVAMLPAAHPLARQDELTLDELADLDLLQSPEAVPEWRDTRSRRGLPITRSAGYPRDVEVKLEQVAAGLGAAVLPTSTARFYTRPDVVARPVRGLGPSEVAQAWLAHRESVLLTAATELAHTLRASLTTGEVLDGTGVADRS, from the coding sequence ATGCCAGCGATGATCCACATCAGCCTCCGCCGGCTCGAGTATTTCGTGGCCGTCGCCGAGGAGCTCAACTTCGGACGCGCGGCCGACCGATTGCACGTCGCGCAGCCGGTGCTGAGTCGCCAGATCGCTCTGCTCGAACGCGAACTCGGCGTCACCTTGTTCGCCCGATCCTCCCGCGGGACCGAGCTGACGGACGCGGGTCGGAGCCTCGTGCCGGACGCTCGCGCACTGCTCCTGGCGGGCATGGCACTCCAGCGACGGGCTCGGCACTCAGCCGGCAGAGTGCATCGTCTGGCCCTCGGATTCATGCCGGGCCTGATCGTGACGCCGATCGTGCAGGGTCTGCGCGCCAAGTTCCCGGAGATCGAGATCGAGGTGGTCCGCACCAACTGGGATGATCAGGTCGACACCATCCTCGATGGGCGCGTCGACCTGGGGCTTGTCCGGCTTCCCGTTGCGACCCGCAGTCTCCGCCTCGAGCCGCTGTTCCATGAAAGCCGCGTCGCGATGCTGCCGGCGGCCCATCCGCTCGCCCGACAAGACGAACTCACCCTGGACGAACTGGCCGATCTCGACCTGCTGCAGTCCCCGGAGGCCGTCCCCGAATGGCGAGACACGCGGTCGCGCCGTGGCCTGCCGATCACACGCTCTGCTGGTTATCCGCGCGACGTCGAAGTGAAGCTGGAGCAGGTCGCAGCCGGGCTTGGAGCGGCGGTGCTACCGACTTCGACTGCTCGGTTCTACACCCGACCCGACGTGGTGGCACGGCCGGTGCGTGGCCTCGGGCCGAGCGAGGTGGCCCAGGCGTGGCTCGCCCACCGCGAGTCGGTGCTGCTCACTGCTGCGACGGAACTCGCTCATACCCTGCGGGCATCGCTGACGACCGGAGAGGTCTTGGACGGCACCGGTGTCGCCGATCGATCCTGA
- a CDS encoding helix-turn-helix transcriptional regulator — MPITVDIDVMLAKRKMSVGELAERVGITPANLAVLKNGRAKAVRFATLAALCQALDCQPGDLLRWEGEDAAADDRSELTVTSSSVKRQL; from the coding sequence ATGCCGATCACCGTCGACATCGACGTGATGCTGGCGAAGCGGAAGATGTCGGTCGGCGAGCTCGCCGAACGGGTCGGCATCACGCCTGCCAACCTGGCGGTGCTCAAGAACGGTCGCGCCAAGGCGGTTCGGTTCGCCACGCTCGCGGCACTCTGTCAGGCGCTTGACTGCCAGCCCGGCGACCTGCTGCGGTGGGAGGGTGAGGATGCTGCGGCGGATGATCGGTCGGAACTGACTGTCACTAGCTCCTCTGTCAAGCGGCAGCTTTGA